Proteins encoded together in one Undibacterium sp. CCC3.4 window:
- the pilB gene encoding type IV-A pilus assembly ATPase PilB, producing MSAAPPNSAPPSLTAGLARALLQANLISLVQIDVITKKATTDKTAFIDGLLQSGIINARELASFCSETFGYPLLDLSIINEGLIPEKLVDQRLMQLQRLVPISKKGNKLTLAVSDPTNSSALDQVKFQTNLAIEIIIVQHDALVKLLEKIGKTSEQSLNDLAGDDFDIEFREEDLGQAAADAQATEVDDAPIVKFLQKMLIDAINMGASDLHFEPFEKFYRIRFRVDGELREIAQPPLAIKDKLSSRIKVISKLDISEKRIPQDGRMKLHLNANKSIDFRVSTLPTLFGEKIVMRILDGSQAQMGIDALGYDPDQKEILMNAIQRPYGMVLVTGPTGSGKTVSLYTCLNVINKPGINISTAEDPAEINLPGVNQVNVNDKAGLSFAAALKSFLRQDPDVIMVGEIRDLETADIAIKAAQTGHMVFSTLHTNDAPSTLTRLMNMGVAPFNIASSVILITAQRLARRLCTCKRPAEVLDEVLLQAGFKEEELDGSWKPYEPVGCERCNGGGYKGRVGIYQLMPITSAIERIILSNGTAMDIEEQAQREGVRNLRQSGLMKVKQGMTSLEEVLGCTNE from the coding sequence ATGTCCGCCGCCCCACCAAACTCCGCACCACCCTCGTTGACCGCAGGATTAGCCCGGGCCTTGCTGCAAGCTAATTTGATCAGCTTGGTACAAATCGATGTGATCACTAAAAAGGCAACGACGGATAAAACCGCTTTCATTGATGGTCTGCTGCAAAGCGGCATCATCAATGCGCGTGAATTAGCCAGTTTTTGTTCCGAAACCTTCGGTTATCCGCTGCTCGATCTGAGCATCATCAATGAAGGTCTGATTCCGGAAAAACTGGTCGATCAACGTCTGATGCAATTACAGCGTTTGGTACCAATTTCAAAAAAAGGCAATAAGCTCACGCTGGCCGTTTCTGACCCGACCAATAGCTCCGCGCTCGATCAAGTCAAATTCCAGACCAATCTTGCTATCGAGATCATCATTGTGCAGCATGATGCGCTGGTCAAGCTGTTGGAAAAAATCGGTAAAACCTCGGAACAAAGTCTCAACGACTTGGCCGGTGACGATTTCGATATCGAATTTCGCGAAGAGGACCTCGGGCAAGCTGCTGCCGACGCCCAAGCGACCGAAGTCGACGATGCCCCGATCGTGAAATTTCTGCAGAAAATGCTGATCGACGCTATCAATATGGGTGCCTCCGATTTGCATTTCGAACCGTTCGAAAAGTTTTACCGCATCCGCTTCCGCGTCGACGGTGAGTTGCGCGAAATTGCCCAACCACCATTGGCAATCAAAGACAAGCTGTCGTCGCGCATCAAGGTGATCTCTAAGCTCGATATTTCAGAAAAGCGCATCCCACAAGATGGCCGGATGAAATTGCATCTCAACGCCAATAAGTCCATCGATTTCCGCGTCAGCACGCTGCCTACGCTGTTCGGCGAAAAAATCGTGATGCGGATTCTCGATGGCTCGCAAGCGCAGATGGGTATCGATGCGCTCGGCTACGACCCGGATCAAAAAGAAATTCTGATGAATGCGATTCAGCGCCCCTACGGCATGGTGCTGGTGACCGGCCCTACCGGCTCGGGCAAGACGGTGTCGCTATATACCTGTCTCAACGTCATCAATAAGCCGGGTATCAATATCTCGACGGCCGAAGATCCGGCCGAGATCAATTTACCGGGCGTCAACCAAGTGAATGTCAATGACAAGGCCGGGCTGAGCTTTGCCGCCGCACTGAAATCATTTTTGCGGCAGGATCCGGATGTCATCATGGTGGGTGAAATTCGCGACTTGGAAACTGCCGACATCGCCATCAAGGCGGCGCAAACCGGCCATATGGTGTTCTCTACCCTGCATACCAATGATGCCCCGTCGACCCTGACGCGGCTGATGAATATGGGCGTGGCACCGTTCAATATCGCCTCATCGGTGATTTTGATCACGGCGCAGCGGCTGGCACGCCGTCTGTGTACCTGCAAGCGTCCGGCCGAGGTACTCGATGAAGTACTGCTGCAAGCCGGTTTTAAAGAAGAAGAACTCGACGGCAGTTGGAAGCCATATGAACCGGTTGGCTGCGAGCGCTGCAACGGCGGCGGCTACAAAGGCCGCGTCGGCATTTATCAACTCATGCCCATTACCAGCGCAATCGAACGCATCATTCTCTCGAATGGCACGGCGATGGATATTGAAGAGCAAGCGCAGCGCGAAGGCGTGCGCAATCTGCGCCAGTCTGGCTTGATGAAGGTTAAACAAGGCATGACCAGTTTGGAAGAAGTATTGGGATGTACCAATGAATAA
- the alr gene encoding alanine racemase — MQQMSGRAGAVLQIDLQAIRDNYALLCAQLGPARCGAAVKADAYGLGAVPIAKALYQQGCRHFFVAHLEEAIALRAHLPAAAALIVMHGAPVGYEAEFLEYQCTPVLNSLEQMQAWQTLALVQQRALAAIVQVDTGMARMGLSATEVTRCSSDAALWSGITVTHLMSHLACAEDQSHPMNHEQLARFTALRKIFPHSLATLANSSGIFLGSDFHFDLARPGAALYGVAPIAGAPNPMRAVVSLQGRIIQTRDISAGTGVGYGLSWQATESTRIATVAVGYADGWLRSLSNRGLAYINDVAVNIVGKVSMDTITLDVTHIAPEYLVAGALVDLISPTHTVDHVAATAQTIAYEILTSLGQRYARHYTN; from the coding sequence ATGCAACAAATGTCAGGAAGAGCCGGTGCGGTGCTGCAGATAGACTTGCAAGCAATCCGCGATAACTATGCGCTGCTGTGCGCTCAGCTTGGCCCTGCCCGTTGCGGTGCGGCGGTCAAGGCGGATGCCTATGGCTTAGGTGCCGTGCCGATTGCCAAGGCCTTATACCAGCAAGGCTGCCGTCATTTCTTTGTCGCCCATCTCGAGGAAGCGATCGCCTTGCGTGCGCACTTGCCGGCCGCGGCCGCGCTCATCGTCATGCATGGCGCTCCAGTCGGCTACGAAGCCGAATTTCTCGAATACCAATGTACGCCAGTGTTGAATAGCTTAGAACAAATGCAAGCTTGGCAAACGCTGGCCTTGGTTCAACAGCGTGCGCTTGCCGCCATCGTGCAGGTCGACACCGGCATGGCGCGCATGGGTTTGTCAGCAACGGAAGTGACACGCTGCAGCAGCGATGCGGCCTTGTGGTCGGGCATTACGGTCACGCATCTGATGAGTCACCTGGCTTGCGCCGAAGATCAGTCGCATCCTATGAACCACGAACAACTGGCGCGGTTCACGGCCTTACGCAAAATTTTTCCACACAGCTTAGCCACTCTGGCGAATTCATCCGGCATCTTCCTCGGTTCCGATTTTCATTTTGATTTAGCCCGTCCCGGTGCCGCCCTGTATGGCGTGGCACCGATCGCTGGTGCGCCGAACCCGATGCGGGCTGTGGTGAGCTTACAGGGACGCATCATCCAAACGCGCGACATCAGTGCCGGTACTGGCGTCGGTTATGGCTTGAGCTGGCAGGCTACCGAGTCCACCCGCATCGCCACCGTGGCCGTCGGTTATGCCGACGGTTGGCTGCGCAGCTTGAGTAATCGTGGCCTCGCCTATATCAACGACGTGGCGGTGAATATCGTTGGCAAAGTGTCGATGGATACCATCACGCTCGATGTCACGCATATCGCGCCAGAATACCTGGTAGCCGGCGCACTGGTGGATTTGATTTCCCCGACCCACACGGTCGATCACGTGGCAGCAACGGCACAAACGATCGCTTATGAAATTCTGACCAGTCTCGGGCAGCGCTACGCGCGCCATTATACGAACTGA
- a CDS encoding type II secretion system F family protein, with protein sequence MATNSGRAPKPIKEVLYAWEGKDKHGKLVQGEMRAGGEAIVNVTLRRQGILVTKLKKKNYTSGKKITDADITLFTRQLATMMKAGVPLLQSFDIVAKGNANPSVSKLLQDIRGDVETGTSLNQAFRKFPLYFDPLFCNLVGAGEQAGILDDLLTRLAVYKEKTMLMKKKIKSALTYPIAILSVAFIVTAVIMIWVVPAFKQVFSSFGADLPGPTLVVMAISEFFVAYWYLIFGGLFGSIYFFMQTWQRSLPMQRFMDRMLLQAPIFGSVIRKATIARWTRTLATMFAAGVPLVESLDSVGGAAGNAVYLDATIKIQTEVSTGTSLTVAMQNSNVFPSMVTQMVAIGEESGALDNMLSKVADFYEEEVDEAVASLASLMEPIIMAVLGVIIGGLVIAMYLPIFKLGNVV encoded by the coding sequence ATGGCAACTAATTCCGGCCGAGCGCCCAAGCCGATCAAAGAAGTCTTGTATGCCTGGGAAGGTAAAGACAAGCACGGCAAATTGGTACAGGGTGAAATGCGCGCCGGCGGTGAGGCGATCGTCAATGTCACACTGCGTCGCCAAGGTATCTTGGTCACCAAGCTGAAGAAGAAAAATTACACCTCGGGGAAAAAAATCACCGATGCCGACATCACCCTGTTTACCCGTCAATTAGCGACGATGATGAAGGCCGGCGTACCCTTGCTGCAATCGTTCGATATCGTCGCCAAGGGCAATGCCAACCCCTCCGTTTCCAAGCTGCTGCAAGATATACGCGGTGACGTCGAAACCGGCACCAGTTTGAATCAGGCCTTCCGTAAATTCCCGCTGTATTTTGATCCCTTATTCTGTAACTTGGTTGGTGCCGGCGAACAGGCCGGTATTCTCGATGATCTGCTCACCCGCTTGGCAGTTTATAAAGAAAAAACCATGCTGATGAAAAAGAAGATCAAATCAGCACTGACCTACCCGATCGCGATTCTGTCGGTCGCCTTCATCGTCACGGCCGTGATCATGATTTGGGTGGTACCGGCGTTCAAACAGGTGTTCAGCAGTTTCGGTGCCGATTTGCCGGGACCGACGCTGGTGGTAATGGCGATCTCGGAGTTTTTCGTCGCGTATTGGTATTTGATTTTCGGTGGGCTGTTCGGCAGCATCTACTTTTTCATGCAAACTTGGCAGCGCTCGCTGCCTATGCAACGCTTCATGGACCGCATGCTGTTGCAAGCCCCGATCTTCGGTTCGGTCATCCGCAAAGCTACCATCGCGCGCTGGACGCGTACCTTGGCCACCATGTTCGCGGCCGGCGTGCCCTTGGTAGAATCATTGGATTCGGTTGGCGGCGCGGCGGGCAATGCGGTCTACCTCGATGCCACGATTAAAATTCAAACCGAGGTCAGCACCGGTACCAGCCTGACTGTGGCGATGCAAAATTCGAATGTCTTTCCGAGTATGGTGACGCAAATGGTGGCCATCGGTGAAGAGTCGGGTGCACTCGATAATATGCTGAGCAAAGTGGCCGACTTCTATGAAGAAGAAGTCGATGAAGCGGTGGCATCGCTGGCCAGTCTGATGGAGCCGATCATCATGGCGGTACTCGGCGTGATCATCGGCGGGCTGGTGATTGCAATGTATCTGCCTATCTTTAAATTGGGTAATGTAGTCTGA
- a CDS encoding A24 family peptidase, with the protein MNSEIFFNLPGNLLSTVCAAVFGLMIGSFLNVVIYRLPKMMQRESDNYVASESGLPLPHTDQFNLMLPRSACPHCGHQIGAMENIPVLSYLAIGGKCRGCKAAISPRYPVVELLTGALSAAMVWHFGSGVAGLAALVFGFILIALTFIDADTQLLPDDLTLPLLWLGLLVNLNGTFTSLSSAVIGAVAGYLCLWSIYWLFKLTTGKEGMGYGDFKLLAALGAWMGWAMLPIIILLSSVVAAVIGLAMMALRKIGRDTPLPFGPYLAGAGLIALFWGPQLSKLF; encoded by the coding sequence ATGAATAGCGAAATTTTCTTCAACTTACCGGGCAATCTGCTCAGCACTGTGTGCGCGGCGGTTTTCGGCCTGATGATAGGCAGCTTTCTCAATGTCGTCATTTATCGGCTGCCGAAAATGATGCAGCGCGAATCGGATAATTACGTCGCCAGCGAGAGCGGCTTGCCGCTGCCGCACACCGACCAGTTCAATCTGATGCTGCCGCGTTCAGCGTGTCCGCACTGCGGCCACCAGATTGGCGCAATGGAAAATATCCCGGTGCTCAGCTATCTGGCAATCGGCGGCAAATGCCGCGGCTGCAAAGCAGCGATTTCACCGCGCTATCCGGTGGTGGAGTTATTGACCGGTGCCTTGTCGGCAGCCATGGTCTGGCACTTCGGCAGCGGTGTGGCCGGCTTGGCCGCGCTGGTATTCGGTTTTATTCTCATTGCCCTGACTTTCATCGATGCCGATACCCAGCTCTTGCCCGACGATTTGACGCTGCCGCTGCTATGGCTGGGCTTGCTGGTCAATCTCAACGGCACCTTTACCTCGCTGTCGTCGGCAGTCATCGGGGCCGTCGCCGGTTACCTGTGCCTATGGTCGATTTACTGGCTCTTCAAGCTGACTACCGGCAAAGAGGGCATGGGCTATGGCGATTTCAAACTGCTCGCGGCACTCGGGGCTTGGATGGGCTGGGCGATGTTGCCGATCATCATACTGTTGTCTTCGGTGGTAGCGGCCGTGATCGGCTTGGCCATGATGGCCTTGCGTAAGATCGGGCGCGATACCCCACTGCCATTCGGCCCTTACTTAGCCGGTGCCGGCTTGATCGCCTTGTTCTGGGGTCCCCAGTTAAGCAAGCTTTTTTAG
- the coaE gene encoding dephospho-CoA kinase (Dephospho-CoA kinase (CoaE) performs the final step in coenzyme A biosynthesis.) — MSARYAIGLTGGIGSGKSTVADLFAARGAAIIDTDLIAHQLSAPGGAAIPAIEAAFGADFLTAQGALNRQKMRELVFADPAQRQRLEHILHPLIGRQTHTEAAAAGGAYLMYVVPLLVESGKWRQRVDRIVVVDCSVETQIARVMARNNLSRAAVEAIMRSQASRADRLAAADDMIDNQAGMEAVVQQVDVLHERYVAAARAQQS, encoded by the coding sequence ATGTCTGCGCGTTACGCAATCGGGCTCACCGGCGGCATCGGCAGCGGCAAAAGCACGGTGGCCGATCTGTTTGCCGCACGCGGTGCCGCCATCATCGATACCGATCTGATCGCCCATCAACTGAGCGCGCCTGGTGGGGCGGCTATTCCAGCCATCGAGGCCGCCTTCGGGGCCGATTTCCTCACCGCGCAAGGGGCGCTCAATCGCCAGAAAATGCGCGAACTGGTATTCGCCGACCCGGCGCAAAGACAGCGCTTGGAACACATCCTGCACCCCTTGATCGGCCGGCAAACGCACACCGAGGCAGCAGCGGCCGGCGGTGCCTACCTGATGTACGTGGTACCCTTACTGGTCGAATCGGGCAAGTGGCGCCAGCGCGTTGATCGAATTGTCGTGGTGGATTGCAGTGTGGAAACTCAAATCGCGCGCGTCATGGCGCGCAATAATTTGAGCCGAGCCGCAGTCGAAGCCATCATGCGCAGCCAAGCCAGCCGCGCCGACCGACTGGCTGCTGCCGATGATATGATCGACAATCAAGCTGGCATGGAAGCCGTAGTACAGCAGGTCGATGTATTGCATGAGCGCTATGTGGCCGCAGCGCGCGCCCAGCAGAGTTGA
- a CDS encoding D-amino acid dehydrogenase, with the protein MKIIILGAGVIGTASAYFLAKAGHEVTVIERQPAAALETSYANAGEVSPGYSAPWAGPGVPLKAVKWLMMKHSPLAIRPTFDLHTWRWVMQMLMNCTAARYETNKGRMLRMAEYSRDVLQQLRADTGISYDERTQGTLQLFRNQAQLDGAAADIAILQRYEVPYQTLDKAACLQHEPALANVQEKFVGALLLPGDETGDCFKFTQNLAKLAEGLGVRFRYGVSIEKLRYEGDAITSVLTSEGELQADSYVLALGSYSPLMLRELGIHIPVYPIKGYSLTVPIIDAARAPESTVMDETYKVAITRLGDRIRVGGTAEITGYNLDLRKDRRDTLEFSVTDLFPGGGAVESAEFWTGLRPMTPDGTPIIGPTPYRNLFLNTGHGTLGWTMACGSGQFIADLISGKKPQISTEGLYMDRYGSSSKRPLILPKELA; encoded by the coding sequence ATGAAAATCATCATTCTCGGCGCCGGCGTTATCGGCACAGCCTCCGCCTATTTTCTCGCCAAAGCCGGCCACGAAGTCACGGTGATCGAACGTCAGCCGGCCGCCGCGCTGGAAACCAGTTACGCCAATGCCGGCGAAGTCTCGCCTGGTTATTCGGCCCCTTGGGCTGGCCCCGGTGTGCCGCTCAAGGCCGTCAAATGGTTGATGATGAAACACAGCCCGCTGGCGATTCGTCCTACTTTTGATTTGCATACTTGGCGCTGGGTCATGCAAATGCTGATGAACTGTACTGCTGCGCGCTATGAAACCAATAAAGGCCGCATGTTGCGTATGGCGGAATACAGCCGCGATGTATTGCAGCAACTGCGCGCCGATACCGGTATCTCGTATGATGAGAGAACCCAAGGTACGCTGCAATTATTTCGTAATCAGGCACAACTCGATGGTGCTGCCGCCGATATCGCTATTTTGCAGCGTTACGAAGTACCGTATCAAACTCTGGACAAAGCCGCTTGCCTGCAGCATGAACCGGCACTGGCGAATGTACAGGAAAAATTTGTTGGCGCGCTGCTGTTGCCTGGTGATGAAACCGGCGACTGCTTTAAATTCACACAAAATTTGGCCAAGCTGGCCGAAGGCTTGGGAGTGCGCTTCCGTTATGGTGTGAGCATAGAGAAGCTACGCTATGAAGGCGATGCGATTACCTCGGTATTGACCTCGGAAGGCGAATTGCAGGCTGACAGCTATGTGTTGGCGCTGGGCAGCTATTCACCGCTCATGTTGCGCGAACTCGGCATCCACATTCCGGTCTACCCGATCAAGGGTTATTCGCTGACCGTGCCTATCATCGATGCCGCGCGCGCACCGGAATCGACCGTCATGGATGAAACCTATAAGGTCGCCATCACCCGTCTGGGCGACCGCATTCGTGTCGGCGGTACGGCTGAAATCACCGGCTACAACCTCGATTTACGCAAAGACCGGCGCGACACCTTGGAATTTTCCGTCACCGATCTGTTCCCAGGTGGTGGCGCGGTCGAGTCGGCCGAATTTTGGACTGGTTTGCGGCCGATGACGCCGGATGGCACACCCATCATCGGCCCTACGCCTTACCGCAATTTGTTCCTCAACACCGGCCACGGTACCCTGGGTTGGACCATGGCTTGCGGTTCGGGACAATTCATTGCAGATTTGATTTCCGGTAAAAAACCTCAAATTTCCACTGAAGGTTTGTACATGGACCGTTACGGCAGCAGCAGCAAGCGGCCGCTTATTCTTCCTAAGGAGTTGGCATGA
- a CDS encoding sigma 54-interacting transcriptional regulator, with translation MRIDIEFKDRVGIAHEILAVLAKRGLNVVGVEVDPPHIYIDSPELLEFMLPDLQSDCQQVRGVGSIGVLDVLPGMRRRLHLDTMMAAMQDPVLAIDGAGRVVIANAAAAAVAGLSEALLCQRPLREVLDDEGIEAELISAGLRLPSREVSFNGEPFFMDVTPVADPDQAALARSVGAVLTFHTPARIGGRIHALQNTSGHGFDLIIGESEPIRALKIRAARVAAVDAPLLITGETGTGKELLAQACHGVSSRCHASFLELNCAALPESLAESELFGYMAGAFTGAQRGGKPGLFEMADGGTVFLDEIGEMSLYLQAKLLRFLNDGKFRRIGGDKEVRVNVRIISATHRNLRKMVQEGLFREDLFYRLNVLHLEMPPLRERPDDVLPLARHFIERACTQAQKSVCRLNTAACAALVSNRWPGNVRQLQNVVFRAITMSDQRVLDVADLDWAEDSISAEEVNQEITDTWELALQAFEQSLLSRLYPQYPSSRKLAARLETSHSVMATKLRKYGIGQKR, from the coding sequence ATGCGCATCGATATAGAGTTTAAAGACCGGGTCGGCATTGCCCACGAAATTCTGGCCGTATTGGCCAAGCGCGGTTTGAATGTGGTGGGTGTCGAAGTCGACCCGCCGCATATCTATATCGACAGCCCGGAGTTGCTGGAATTCATGCTGCCTGATTTGCAAAGCGATTGCCAGCAGGTACGCGGCGTCGGCAGCATCGGCGTGCTCGATGTCTTGCCAGGCATGCGCAGACGCTTACACCTCGATACCATGATGGCCGCCATGCAAGACCCGGTGCTGGCCATCGATGGTGCTGGCCGGGTAGTGATTGCCAATGCCGCAGCGGCGGCCGTAGCCGGGCTTTCTGAAGCGCTGCTGTGCCAACGGCCGCTGCGCGAAGTCTTGGATGACGAGGGCATCGAAGCCGAGCTCATCAGCGCCGGCTTACGCCTGCCTAGTCGCGAAGTCAGCTTCAACGGCGAACCTTTCTTCATGGACGTGACACCCGTGGCCGATCCCGACCAAGCGGCCTTGGCACGTTCAGTCGGTGCGGTGCTGACATTTCATACGCCGGCGCGCATTGGTGGACGTATCCATGCTTTGCAAAATACCAGCGGTCATGGCTTTGATCTGATCATTGGCGAATCCGAACCTATCCGCGCGCTCAAGATCCGCGCCGCGCGCGTGGCGGCGGTCGATGCGCCGCTGCTGATCACCGGTGAAACCGGTACCGGCAAAGAATTACTGGCGCAAGCTTGCCATGGCGTCAGCAGCCGCTGCCATGCCTCGTTTTTAGAACTCAATTGCGCGGCATTGCCAGAGAGCTTGGCCGAAAGCGAATTGTTTGGCTATATGGCTGGGGCTTTTACTGGTGCTCAGCGTGGCGGCAAGCCGGGACTGTTTGAAATGGCCGATGGCGGCACTGTGTTTCTCGATGAAATAGGCGAGATGTCGCTGTATTTACAGGCTAAATTGCTGCGTTTTTTAAATGATGGCAAATTCCGTCGTATCGGCGGTGACAAAGAAGTGCGCGTCAATGTGCGCATTATCAGCGCAACCCATAGAAATTTGCGGAAAATGGTGCAGGAAGGCTTGTTCCGCGAAGACTTGTTTTACCGCCTCAATGTCTTGCATTTGGAAATGCCGCCCTTGCGCGAGCGTCCTGACGATGTGCTGCCGCTGGCGCGGCACTTCATTGAGCGCGCCTGTACGCAAGCTCAAAAATCTGTTTGTCGCCTCAATACCGCCGCCTGCGCCGCCTTGGTGTCGAATCGTTGGCCCGGTAATGTCCGGCAATTGCAGAATGTTGTGTTCCGTGCCATCACCATGTCGGATCAACGCGTGCTCGACGTCGCCGATCTCGATTGGGCGGAAGACAGCATCAGTGCTGAAGAAGTGAATCAAGAAATTACCGACACCTGGGAGCTGGCGCTGCAAGCATTTGAGCAATCTTTGCTGTCGCGCTTATATCCACAGTACCCGTCCAGCCGCAAACTGGCGGCGCGCTTGGAAACCTCCCATTCGGTGATGGCGACCAAGTTGCGCAAGTATGGTATCGGGCAGAAACGCTGA
- a CDS encoding (deoxy)nucleoside triphosphate pyrophosphohydrolase has translation MSEPKSAPRSAGVPQDVAVGVLMRANGDVLLAQRPEGKPYAGYWEFPGGKVEAGESIFAALQREFVEELGIAIISAEAWCCVEHVYPHAHVRLHFYLSREWQGQAQSLENQAFAWQGSVGLTPLLPATIPLLDWLALLQSDAALAYAAQRSATT, from the coding sequence ATGTCTGAGCCTAAGTCTGCACCTCGCTCCGCTGGTGTGCCGCAAGATGTCGCGGTCGGCGTACTCATGCGTGCCAATGGCGATGTACTGTTGGCGCAACGTCCAGAGGGCAAACCGTATGCCGGCTACTGGGAATTTCCCGGTGGCAAAGTGGAAGCGGGCGAGAGTATTTTTGCTGCTTTGCAACGCGAATTTGTCGAAGAGCTCGGCATTGCCATCATCAGCGCCGAAGCCTGGTGTTGTGTCGAGCATGTGTATCCGCATGCCCATGTGCGCCTGCATTTTTATCTCAGCCGCGAGTGGCAAGGGCAAGCGCAGAGCTTGGAAAATCAAGCCTTTGCTTGGCAAGGCAGCGTAGGATTAACGCCCTTACTACCGGCTACCATCCCCTTACTCGATTGGCTTGCTTTATTGCAAAGCGATGCCGCTTTGGCGTACGCAGCACAGCGCAGCGCTACTACTTAA
- a CDS encoding ATP-binding protein yields MTELAHFLLRAEQLLARVERLLPAAMPTPDWELGHAFRWRKRGGIGYLQVVRHASVIALTDLHNIEQQKAQITQNTAQFVTGRPANNVLLTGARGTGKSSLIKACLQQFAAQGLRLIEVDKADLADLPDMVDLVAERPERFIIFCDDLSFEEGEAGYKALKVALDGSIAATSDNVLIYATSNRRHLLPEKMSDNASYRHGDDGDLHPGETVEEKISLSERFGLWVSFYPFKQDDYLDIVAHWLAHFGCDSAQISAARADALRWALQRGSRSGRVAWQFARDHAGKFDV; encoded by the coding sequence ATGACTGAACTGGCTCATTTTTTGTTGCGTGCCGAACAGCTGCTGGCACGGGTAGAACGCTTGTTGCCGGCAGCCATGCCGACCCCTGATTGGGAGCTCGGTCACGCTTTTCGCTGGCGCAAGCGCGGTGGCATAGGATATTTGCAAGTGGTGCGACATGCCAGTGTGATTGCGCTGACAGATTTGCACAATATCGAACAGCAGAAAGCACAGATCACGCAAAATACCGCGCAATTCGTGACTGGGCGGCCGGCCAATAATGTGTTGCTGACCGGCGCACGTGGCACCGGCAAGTCCTCGCTGATCAAAGCTTGCCTGCAGCAATTTGCCGCCCAGGGCTTGCGTTTGATTGAGGTCGATAAGGCCGATCTGGCCGATTTGCCGGATATGGTCGATCTGGTGGCCGAGCGTCCTGAACGGTTCATTATTTTTTGTGACGATTTGTCGTTTGAAGAGGGCGAGGCCGGCTACAAGGCGCTGAAGGTAGCGCTCGATGGTAGTATCGCCGCCACCTCGGACAATGTTTTGATTTACGCCACCTCGAACCGCCGTCATCTGTTGCCGGAAAAAATGTCGGATAATGCCAGTTATCGCCATGGCGATGACGGTGATTTGCATCCCGGTGAAACCGTCGAGGAAAAAATTTCCCTGTCGGAACGTTTCGGCTTGTGGGTGTCGTTCTATCCATTCAAGCAAGACGATTATCTGGACATCGTCGCGCATTGGCTGGCACATTTCGGCTGCGACAGTGCGCAGATCAGCGCTGCCCGTGCCGACGCCTTGCGTTGGGCCTTGCAACGTGGCTCGCGCTCGGGTCGCGTGGCTTGGCAATTCGCGCGTGACCATGCCGGTAAGTTTGATGTCTGA
- a CDS encoding DNA gyrase inhibitor YacG, translating into MATVVNCPTCEQAVEWKESNTWRPFCSQRCKQIDLGAWAEEKYTIPAVNLPEDPEETV; encoded by the coding sequence ATGGCTACAGTTGTCAATTGTCCGACCTGCGAACAAGCGGTCGAGTGGAAAGAAAGCAATACTTGGCGACCATTTTGCAGTCAGCGCTGCAAACAAATCGATCTTGGTGCCTGGGCCGAGGAAAAATACACTATCCCAGCCGTCAACTTGCCGGAAGATCCGGAAGAGACTGTCTAG
- the zapD gene encoding cell division protein ZapD: MIVYEYPFNERIRTLLRLEDLYEKFIFFLHQSDPLQHHVALATIFEMLEVAGRADLKSDLFQELERQKHTLIGFKSNPNVEADMLDKVLDDVDRASSALVACTGKTGQNVRDNEWLMSIRGRTIIPGGACEFDLPSYYAWQKNSAEKRFADISNWFAPIAPLFDAINVVLRLLRESGSTTKVIAQAGSYQQMLQGKVYQLLRVSVVRELGAIPEISANKYMLWIRYMSQDGDMKPKAFDNDIPFDLTLCNF, from the coding sequence TTGATCGTTTACGAGTACCCTTTCAACGAGCGCATTCGCACGCTGCTGCGGTTGGAAGACCTGTATGAAAAATTCATATTTTTCTTGCATCAGTCTGACCCTTTGCAACATCATGTCGCGCTCGCAACCATTTTCGAAATGTTAGAAGTAGCCGGTCGCGCCGATCTGAAATCTGACCTGTTTCAAGAATTGGAACGGCAGAAGCATACCCTGATCGGTTTCAAATCCAATCCCAATGTCGAAGCCGACATGCTTGATAAAGTACTCGACGATGTCGATCGTGCCAGCAGCGCACTCGTTGCCTGCACCGGCAAAACCGGCCAGAATGTGCGCGATAACGAGTGGCTCATGAGCATACGCGGCCGCACCATTATTCCCGGCGGTGCCTGTGAATTTGATTTGCCGAGCTATTATGCGTGGCAAAAAAATTCCGCAGAGAAACGTTTTGCCGATATTTCGAATTGGTTTGCTCCAATCGCTCCCTTGTTCGACGCCATCAATGTCGTACTGCGCCTGTTGCGCGAATCGGGCTCGACCACGAAGGTGATTGCCCAAGCCGGCAGTTATCAGCAAATGCTGCAAGGAAAAGTGTATCAATTGCTGCGCGTGAGCGTGGTGCGTGAATTAGGTGCGATTCCTGAAATTTCGGCCAACAAATACATGCTCTGGATACGCTATATGTCGCAAGACGGTGATATGAAGCCGAAAGCCTTCGACAACGATATCCCCTTCGATCTCACTCTGTGTAATTTCTGA